Proteins from one Phycisphaeraceae bacterium genomic window:
- a CDS encoding Rrf2 family transcriptional regulator — translation MYGKQTERAIAAMSRLAEVWDGGLTRLSASDIAENRGLPGPMVAKLLTALSQHGLVRGSPGPGGGYALARPPVEITLQEVWTIFERPDHSPNCPFGGGVCGVGDPCALHDRLVQMNDSVRSMLRNTTFQIFLDAKLEGRQPAPRTMKPDGERESYRAPQARHRSE, via the coding sequence ATGTACGGCAAGCAGACCGAGCGCGCAATTGCGGCCATGAGCCGCCTGGCGGAAGTGTGGGATGGGGGGCTCACCCGCCTCTCCGCGAGCGACATCGCGGAGAACCGTGGTCTTCCTGGACCGATGGTGGCCAAGCTTCTCACCGCTCTCTCCCAGCATGGACTGGTCCGCGGTTCTCCGGGGCCAGGCGGTGGGTACGCCCTCGCTCGCCCGCCGGTTGAGATCACTCTTCAGGAAGTGTGGACCATCTTCGAGCGACCCGATCACAGCCCCAACTGCCCCTTCGGTGGTGGTGTGTGCGGCGTGGGCGACCCCTGCGCCCTTCATGATCGACTGGTGCAGATGAACGACTCGGTGCGGAGCATGCTTCGGAACACCACCTTCCAGATCTTCCTTGATGCGAAGCTCGAAGGTCGTCAGCCCGCGCCGCGCACAATGAAGCCCGACGGCGAGCGCGAGAGCTATCGCGCGCCGCAGGCACGGCATCGCTCTGAGTAA
- a CDS encoding protein kinase, with protein MAGHRADSLAALMREALSVPAGERSAWLRSRCAGDAALAQRLRDALPTEPGETPAPSPLLKPLESIPESARRIGPYTLRGVLGEGTFGVVYLAEQREPIPRRVALKVLKPQVAGREILQRFDRERRLLARLDHPGIAHVLDAGVADDGRPWFAVEFVRGLPLLRHCDEARLSIEARVRLFEEICRAVHHAHQCGVLHRDLKPGNILVSTGQPGDGTPVWGLPKVIDFGIAEALGGDEVPASSGDGTATETPVGKAGEAGASTSSTGSSAPGGVVGTLEYMSPEQALGRDLDPRSDVFALGAILHHMLVGAPPLGVADEAPADALEGRATPTGDRLLDFVDRIRNLDPLPPSEAVKRLPPDERERVAKARSTTPSRLVRQLRGDLDWIVAHCLAKDRSARYDSAADLAADLRRHLAARPIDAAPPDVLYRLSRFVKRHQRATVATVISIASLLLATVFVAAALRTTLRAHHAERMARLQAERASAEASDALGALLSFITRLSLDSAAEGAAASPDELLAAAREELIAPFREQPRPQAEIRMALAKAMLSLDHPRAAEREITAAIALLGTLGEAGDAAMIEALRTQAAIAIQRERFGDAATTLDRAFDLQKQSDPDDAAGLVSLWFERARLGIARGDGAAARRALVEARRAIEQIPDPAARRRSQSSASFFEAQALLLDERWEEALAAIEPNLAFNRATMPGHWWVAESRAVEAAALIGMGQVEQGRSILSEVESPLLRALPPGSSPRRVIGDLVARALASQGLKAEAERWRALAIPLGTARRNRDAGEP; from the coding sequence GTGGCTGGACACCGCGCCGACTCGCTCGCCGCGCTGATGCGCGAAGCCCTGTCGGTCCCCGCCGGGGAGCGCTCCGCGTGGCTGCGTTCGCGCTGTGCTGGCGACGCGGCGCTCGCGCAGCGCCTTCGAGACGCGCTGCCCACCGAACCTGGTGAGACTCCTGCGCCGTCGCCGCTCCTCAAGCCGCTCGAGTCGATTCCCGAATCGGCACGGCGGATCGGTCCCTACACGCTGCGCGGTGTGCTCGGCGAGGGCACCTTCGGAGTCGTCTACCTTGCGGAGCAGCGCGAACCGATCCCCCGCCGGGTGGCGCTGAAGGTGTTGAAGCCGCAGGTTGCCGGGCGCGAGATTCTCCAGAGGTTCGATCGCGAGCGGCGCTTGCTCGCACGATTGGATCATCCGGGCATTGCGCATGTGCTCGATGCCGGTGTGGCCGACGACGGCCGACCGTGGTTCGCTGTTGAGTTCGTTCGTGGATTGCCGCTGCTTCGCCACTGCGACGAGGCGCGCCTGTCGATCGAGGCTCGCGTGCGCCTTTTCGAAGAGATCTGCCGCGCGGTGCACCATGCCCATCAGTGCGGCGTGCTGCATCGCGATCTCAAGCCCGGCAACATCCTAGTTTCGACCGGTCAGCCGGGCGACGGCACACCCGTGTGGGGTCTGCCGAAGGTGATCGACTTCGGGATTGCCGAAGCGCTTGGCGGCGACGAGGTCCCGGCCAGTTCCGGTGATGGCACCGCAACGGAGACACCTGTCGGCAAGGCAGGTGAGGCCGGCGCCTCAACCTCCTCCACCGGATCGAGCGCACCAGGCGGTGTCGTGGGCACCCTCGAGTACATGTCGCCGGAACAGGCGCTCGGTCGCGATCTCGACCCCCGCAGTGATGTCTTCGCCCTGGGCGCGATTCTCCATCACATGCTCGTCGGCGCGCCTCCGCTGGGCGTGGCCGACGAGGCACCAGCCGACGCGCTTGAAGGTCGCGCCACACCGACGGGCGATCGGCTGCTTGACTTCGTCGATCGCATCAGGAACCTCGACCCGCTTCCACCCTCGGAGGCAGTGAAGCGCCTGCCGCCGGATGAGCGTGAGCGCGTGGCGAAGGCTCGCTCGACGACTCCGTCGCGCCTCGTGCGCCAGCTCCGAGGCGACCTTGATTGGATCGTGGCTCACTGCCTCGCGAAGGATCGATCGGCGCGCTACGACTCGGCGGCAGACCTCGCCGCTGACCTGCGTCGGCATCTCGCCGCACGGCCCATCGACGCGGCGCCGCCCGATGTGCTCTACCGCCTCTCTCGATTCGTGAAGCGACATCAGCGGGCCACCGTGGCCACCGTGATCTCGATCGCGTCGCTGCTGCTGGCGACCGTCTTCGTCGCCGCCGCTCTGCGGACCACACTTCGCGCCCATCATGCGGAGCGGATGGCGAGGCTCCAGGCCGAGCGCGCCAGCGCGGAAGCCTCGGACGCCCTTGGCGCGCTGCTCTCCTTCATCACTCGACTCTCACTCGACAGTGCCGCGGAGGGCGCTGCCGCGTCGCCCGACGAGCTCCTTGCTGCCGCGCGCGAAGAGCTCATTGCTCCGTTCCGCGAGCAGCCTCGACCACAGGCGGAGATTCGCATGGCGCTCGCCAAGGCGATGCTGTCGCTCGATCATCCGCGCGCCGCCGAACGGGAGATCACGGCGGCGATCGCGCTCCTCGGCACGCTGGGTGAGGCGGGCGATGCCGCCATGATCGAGGCGCTTCGGACGCAAGCGGCGATCGCCATTCAACGCGAGCGATTCGGCGACGCAGCGACGACCCTCGACCGCGCCTTCGATCTCCAGAAGCAGAGCGATCCCGACGATGCGGCCGGCCTCGTCTCGCTCTGGTTCGAGCGTGCCCGACTCGGCATTGCGCGCGGCGATGGCGCCGCCGCACGGCGCGCCCTCGTTGAAGCCCGTCGTGCCATCGAGCAGATCCCCGATCCCGCAGCGCGGCGTCGATCGCAGTCGAGCGCCTCGTTCTTCGAGGCGCAGGCGCTCCTGCTCGACGAACGCTGGGAGGAAGCGCTCGCCGCCATCGAGCCGAACCTCGCGTTCAATCGCGCCACGATGCCAGGTCATTGGTGGGTTGCCGAGAGCCGGGCGGTCGAGGCGGCGGCGCTGATCGGCATGGGCCAGGTGGAACAGGGACGGTCCATCCTGAGCGAAGTCGAATCGCCGCTTCTTCGAGCGCTCCCTCCGGGCAGCTCTCCACGGCGGGTCATCGGCGATCTGGTCGCCCGAGCCCTTGCCTCCCAGGGGCTCAAGGCCGAGGCCGAGCGGTGGCGAGCGCTGGCCATCCCCCTCGGGACTGCACGGCGGAACCGCGACGCCGGTGAACCGTGA
- a CDS encoding aldehyde dehydrogenase, with protein MSETCLNLIDGAMRTPGRGAWLDVHEPATGLVIGRCAASDEIDVDRAVSAARRAFPAWSARPATERAALLENLASIMERDAEELALAESRDTGKPLSLARSMDVPRAIANLRFFAELVRDWVPDIYEGAPAMGGSGGRTRTVVQRAAGGVAACISPWNLPIYLFTWKIGPALAAGCTVVGKPSEVTPRTATMLAERSIEAGFPPGVLNVIHGRGSEAGAALVAHPGVSAITFTGGTTTGAAIARAAAPSFRRLSLELGGKNPTIILGDSTTECVVPGVLRSAFLNQGQICLCGSRILVDQSIYPQVREALVEGARALRLGDPLEASTEQGAITSQEHLLKVERSVARAVELGGRVLCGGARPPRESLPERCRNGWFWQPTLIEGLPPQCETNQEEIFGPVATLIPFSSDEEAIDIANGVRYGLAASVWSGDEPRAQRVASRIQAGTVWVNCWLVRDLRVPFGGWKESGVGREGGHDALRFFTESRAVCTVSIGSAPSAS; from the coding sequence GTGAGTGAGACCTGCCTCAATCTCATCGACGGCGCCATGCGCACGCCGGGGCGTGGCGCCTGGCTCGATGTGCATGAGCCCGCGACAGGGCTCGTGATCGGGCGCTGTGCTGCCTCGGACGAGATCGATGTCGATCGCGCCGTCTCCGCCGCGCGCCGCGCGTTTCCCGCGTGGAGCGCCCGGCCCGCGACCGAGCGCGCAGCCCTGCTTGAGAACCTTGCTTCGATCATGGAGCGCGACGCCGAGGAACTCGCGCTTGCCGAGTCACGCGACACGGGCAAGCCGCTCTCCCTGGCCCGGTCGATGGATGTGCCGCGCGCCATCGCGAACCTGCGGTTCTTTGCGGAACTGGTTCGAGACTGGGTGCCGGACATCTACGAAGGTGCGCCCGCAATGGGTGGTTCGGGCGGGCGCACGCGAACGGTTGTCCAGCGCGCCGCCGGCGGAGTCGCCGCGTGCATTTCTCCGTGGAACCTGCCGATCTACCTCTTCACATGGAAGATTGGCCCCGCGCTTGCGGCAGGTTGCACCGTGGTGGGGAAGCCGAGTGAGGTCACGCCTCGCACCGCCACCATGCTGGCAGAGCGATCGATCGAAGCGGGGTTTCCGCCGGGTGTGCTCAATGTCATTCATGGTCGCGGCTCGGAAGCAGGCGCGGCGCTGGTGGCGCACCCGGGAGTGTCTGCCATCACTTTCACCGGCGGCACGACGACCGGGGCGGCCATTGCACGCGCCGCGGCACCGTCGTTCCGGCGGCTCTCGCTGGAACTCGGCGGCAAGAATCCAACGATCATCCTCGGCGACAGCACCACTGAGTGCGTGGTTCCGGGCGTGCTTCGCAGTGCGTTCCTGAATCAGGGTCAGATCTGCCTCTGCGGCTCGCGCATCCTGGTGGATCAGTCGATCTATCCACAAGTGCGCGAGGCGCTCGTCGAGGGCGCTCGCGCGCTTCGGCTGGGCGATCCGCTTGAGGCGTCGACCGAGCAGGGGGCGATCACTTCGCAGGAGCACCTTCTCAAGGTGGAGCGCAGCGTGGCGCGCGCTGTGGAGCTCGGTGGTCGCGTGCTGTGCGGAGGGGCGCGGCCACCGCGCGAGTCGTTGCCCGAGCGCTGCCGCAATGGCTGGTTCTGGCAGCCCACGCTCATCGAAGGTCTTCCGCCCCAGTGTGAGACGAACCAGGAGGAGATCTTCGGCCCCGTCGCCACCCTCATTCCGTTCTCAAGCGACGAAGAGGCGATCGACATCGCCAACGGTGTTCGGTACGGGCTGGCCGCGAGCGTCTGGAGCGGCGATGAGCCGCGGGCGCAGCGCGTCGCTTCACGGATCCAAGCCGGAACGGTCTGGGTCAATTGCTGGCTGGTGCGAGACCTTCGCGTGCCCTTTGGTGGCTGGAAGGAGTCCGGCGTCGGGCGCGAAGGGGGACATGACGCCCTTCGATTCTTCACCGAGTCGCGCGCGGTGTGCACGGTGTCGATCGGGAGCGCGCCGTCGGCGAGCTGA
- a CDS encoding sigma-70 family RNA polymerase sigma factor — MPSATSILPITLAVADGPTLPTVTLERDGDFEIGRGSGCDLQLDDERVSRRHAVLAVHGGRVTLRDENSTRGVWLNGVRLDAGEDMEVHDRDLIGIAPWSLLVRFSSDEDDTAHIIPEPKPLPADPVAPASTIGAASSTEHAVSPKGAATRDDPYRTHPSIFLRLRADGTLERQLGWEEFNRVYGPVIAGFARNAGLKPQEVDDVMQDVLLGFFRVANNFIYDPSKGRFRGYLKRVTLNAIRSRRRRRRPQQNLPEEIDPAAETSDLEVAWEREWTEHLLRRALDEVRGTVQPKTMKAFELYGVQGMPAEEVAKETGMSEPAIRHAKMRVLDQLRATIRRLRDEEG; from the coding sequence ATGCCGTCGGCCACCTCGATCCTTCCCATCACGCTCGCGGTCGCCGATGGTCCGACGCTCCCGACGGTCACTCTCGAGCGAGATGGCGACTTTGAGATCGGTCGAGGGAGCGGCTGCGATCTTCAGCTCGACGACGAACGCGTCTCGCGCCGTCATGCCGTGCTCGCGGTGCATGGGGGCCGAGTCACCCTGCGCGATGAGAACTCCACGCGCGGCGTCTGGCTGAATGGCGTGCGCCTCGACGCGGGCGAGGACATGGAGGTGCACGACCGCGACCTGATCGGCATTGCGCCGTGGTCGCTGCTCGTCCGCTTCTCAAGCGACGAGGATGACACCGCGCACATCATCCCCGAGCCGAAGCCGCTGCCTGCCGACCCGGTTGCACCGGCCTCGACGATCGGCGCCGCTTCGTCCACTGAACATGCGGTGTCTCCGAAGGGCGCCGCGACACGCGACGATCCCTATCGCACGCATCCGAGCATCTTCCTGCGCCTTCGCGCCGATGGCACGCTCGAGCGCCAACTCGGCTGGGAGGAGTTCAACCGTGTGTACGGCCCGGTCATCGCCGGCTTCGCGCGCAACGCGGGCCTGAAGCCCCAGGAAGTGGACGATGTGATGCAGGATGTCCTGCTCGGGTTCTTCCGGGTGGCGAACAACTTCATCTATGACCCGTCCAAGGGGCGCTTCCGCGGTTACCTGAAGCGCGTCACGCTCAATGCCATCCGGAGCCGACGCCGACGACGCAGGCCGCAGCAGAATCTCCCCGAGGAGATCGACCCCGCGGCCGAGACGAGCGACCTCGAAGTGGCGTGGGAGCGCGAGTGGACCGAGCACCTTCTGCGCCGAGCACTGGACGAGGTCCGTGGCACGGTCCAGCCCAAGACGATGAAGGCCTTCGAGCTTTATGGCGTGCAGGGCATGCCCGCCGAGGAGGTCGCGAAGGAGACCGGCATGTCGGAGCCGGCGATCCGCCATGCGAAGATGAGAGTCCTCGACCAGCTTCGCGCGACCATTCGGCGGCTGCGCGACGAGGAAGGATGA
- a CDS encoding helix-turn-helix transcriptional regulator, whose amino-acid sequence MPRSRRSECPVSCTLDLIGDRWTMLVVRDLFAGKSRFGEFAASPEGIATNILTERLSRLLDGGIVEAKASPSREGALEYRLTARGRKLLPVLRALKEWGLAHIPGTVARITAG is encoded by the coding sequence ATGCCGCGATCACGCCGCTCCGAATGCCCGGTGTCGTGCACGCTCGATCTCATCGGAGATCGCTGGACCATGCTGGTGGTCCGCGATCTCTTCGCCGGGAAGTCGAGATTCGGCGAGTTCGCCGCATCACCCGAAGGCATTGCGACCAACATCCTGACGGAGCGGCTGAGTCGTCTGCTCGACGGCGGGATTGTCGAGGCGAAGGCATCTCCCTCGCGCGAGGGAGCGCTCGAGTACCGGCTTACGGCGCGCGGGCGCAAGCTGCTCCCTGTTCTGCGCGCACTCAAGGAGTGGGGGCTCGCGCACATTCCCGGCACCGTGGCGAGGATCACAGCGGGGTGA
- the upp gene encoding uracil phosphoribosyltransferase, producing the protein MPRTPDEFPNLRVFDHPLIQHKLTLARRADTPPDEFRRLLNEIAGLMVFEVSRNFPTEAVEVETPLERMRGSQLAKPVTLAPILRAGLGMTDGILRLFPEARVGHIGIQRDESSRRPIDYYAKFPADVADGPVLVVDPMLATGGSAVHAVDHLKRKGCVDIQMVCLVAAPEGVRAMLSAHPEVPIHTAALDRQLDEFAFIRPGLGDAGDRIFGTIGA; encoded by the coding sequence ATGCCGAGGACGCCCGATGAGTTCCCGAACCTTCGCGTCTTCGATCATCCGCTCATTCAGCACAAGCTGACCTTGGCGCGGCGAGCGGACACGCCGCCCGATGAGTTCCGCAGGCTGTTGAACGAGATCGCGGGGCTCATGGTCTTCGAGGTGAGCCGCAACTTCCCGACGGAGGCGGTCGAAGTCGAGACGCCGCTCGAGCGCATGCGCGGTTCGCAACTGGCGAAGCCGGTCACGCTGGCGCCGATCCTTCGCGCCGGCCTCGGGATGACCGATGGCATTCTTCGCCTCTTCCCCGAAGCGCGGGTGGGACACATCGGGATCCAGCGCGACGAGAGCAGCCGCAGGCCGATCGACTACTACGCGAAGTTCCCCGCCGATGTCGCCGATGGCCCTGTGCTCGTGGTCGATCCCATGCTGGCCACAGGCGGCAGTGCCGTTCATGCCGTCGATCACCTGAAGCGCAAGGGGTGCGTCGACATTCAGATGGTCTGCCTCGTCGCGGCGCCAGAGGGTGTGCGCGCCATGCTCTCGGCGCACCCGGAGGTGCCGATTCACACGGCGGCGCTTGATCGCCAGCTCGATGAGTTCGCCTTCATCAGGCCGGGCCTGGGCGACGCGGGGGATCGGATCTTCGGCACCATCGGGGCGTGA
- a CDS encoding M48 family metallopeptidase, which translates to MTPTRFEELVRKLETMARERPGSYALRAGAVASLGYLYLGVVTGALALLVVGALIVPFLMPRANGAAIAFIIKFGLVILVVLGVVLRALFLRVPKTEGREITRNEAPALFDMLDELRQRVNAPKIHRVIVVPAINAGIQEWPRLGLLGWFRRELVLGLPLMQALTVEQFRSVMAHELGHLSPRHHRLAHWMRRQRMRWSQMAAAFEHDPSRGHWMVTPFLRRYAPWFAAHVFPLERLAEYHADSISALLVSPRAAAEALTVTAVVDRYADEIFWPEIGKLATNSPIPVGAPSRDFPRRLASGLDRRTAERWIEELMRLKSTHLVVHPVLRDRLAALGERPRMVLPAPGQSAAHLALGAAESVLAEEFDAQWREQVAEDWRAQHQASDERRQRLAQLEEQVESGAALSPDEAFERAMLNEAIHDDKEATIALLRPLVRERPDHAPLLFALGTRLLERDDDQGRVLVERAITLDPEAMLVGAEALRNHHYRRGDTEAALIWQERLEERFKKVQQRDQMALQLTKHDRFEAHGVDPALIPILAEELRRAGARRAWLVRRTPRNEDDPGATVLAFVCTRFSTLRRKRLIQRVMTAITEEVTLPEGTVVFNFDQDQTGILRRIKRIRGSRVL; encoded by the coding sequence ATGACCCCCACTCGCTTTGAAGAGCTGGTGCGCAAGCTCGAGACCATGGCGAGGGAGCGCCCCGGCAGCTACGCGCTTCGAGCAGGAGCCGTCGCCAGCCTCGGCTACCTCTACCTCGGCGTGGTGACGGGCGCGCTGGCCCTCCTCGTGGTGGGCGCACTCATCGTGCCCTTCCTGATGCCGAGAGCCAACGGCGCGGCGATCGCGTTCATCATCAAGTTCGGTCTCGTGATCCTGGTGGTGCTTGGAGTCGTTCTGCGAGCCCTCTTCCTCCGCGTGCCGAAGACCGAGGGCCGGGAGATCACCCGCAACGAAGCACCAGCGCTCTTCGACATGCTCGATGAGCTCAGGCAGCGCGTCAACGCTCCGAAGATCCACCGCGTGATCGTGGTGCCGGCGATCAATGCCGGTATTCAGGAGTGGCCCCGCCTAGGCCTCCTCGGGTGGTTCCGCCGTGAACTGGTGCTCGGCCTTCCGTTGATGCAGGCGCTCACGGTGGAGCAGTTCCGCTCGGTCATGGCTCATGAACTGGGCCACCTCTCGCCGCGCCACCACAGGCTCGCGCACTGGATGCGGCGGCAGCGCATGCGCTGGAGCCAGATGGCCGCAGCGTTCGAGCACGATCCCTCGCGCGGCCATTGGATGGTGACGCCATTCCTGCGCCGCTATGCGCCGTGGTTCGCGGCGCATGTCTTCCCCCTCGAACGGCTCGCGGAGTACCACGCCGATTCGATCTCGGCGCTGCTCGTCTCGCCGCGAGCCGCGGCCGAGGCGCTCACCGTCACGGCCGTGGTGGATCGCTATGCCGATGAGATCTTCTGGCCCGAGATCGGGAAGCTCGCGACGAACTCCCCGATCCCCGTGGGTGCGCCGAGCCGGGACTTTCCAAGGCGTCTCGCGTCAGGCCTCGATCGCAGGACAGCGGAGCGCTGGATTGAGGAGCTCATGCGGCTCAAGTCGACCCACCTCGTGGTGCATCCCGTGCTGCGCGACCGATTGGCGGCTCTGGGCGAGAGACCACGCATGGTGCTGCCAGCCCCCGGGCAGTCGGCGGCTCACCTCGCCCTTGGAGCTGCGGAGAGTGTATTGGCCGAGGAGTTCGATGCGCAGTGGCGCGAGCAGGTGGCCGAAGACTGGCGCGCCCAACATCAGGCCTCGGACGAACGACGACAGCGATTGGCGCAGCTTGAAGAGCAGGTCGAATCCGGCGCCGCGCTCTCTCCCGACGAGGCGTTCGAGCGAGCCATGCTCAACGAGGCCATTCACGACGATAAGGAGGCGACGATCGCGCTCCTTCGCCCGCTGGTGAGAGAACGCCCCGATCACGCTCCGCTTCTCTTCGCACTGGGCACGCGCCTTCTGGAGCGCGACGATGATCAGGGCCGAGTGCTGGTCGAGCGCGCCATCACGCTTGACCCTGAGGCGATGCTCGTGGGCGCCGAGGCACTGCGGAACCACCACTACCGTCGTGGTGACACCGAAGCCGCGCTCATCTGGCAGGAGCGGCTTGAAGAGCGCTTCAAGAAGGTGCAGCAGCGCGATCAGATGGCGCTGCAACTCACCAAGCACGATCGATTCGAAGCGCATGGAGTGGACCCCGCGCTGATCCCGATCTTGGCCGAGGAACTTCGGCGCGCCGGTGCTCGGCGCGCCTGGCTGGTCCGACGCACGCCGCGCAACGAGGATGACCCCGGAGCCACGGTGCTCGCCTTCGTCTGCACGCGCTTCTCCACGCTGCGCCGCAAGCGGTTGATCCAGCGGGTCATGACAGCCATCACCGAGGAGGTGACCCTGCCGGAGGGAACGGTCGTCTTCAACTTCGATCAAGATCAGACCGGGATCCTCCGCCGCATCAAGAGGATTCGAGGCTCGCGAGTGCTCTGA
- a CDS encoding SDR family oxidoreductase produces the protein MDQASPSANPPGTDPFRLDGRRAVVCGATQGIGREVALCMAERGAAVTMVGRNEDGLAKVLREVRACTPDGETRGHRTLQVDFAQPDALAAAADGEARLGPVHVLVHNTGGPPAGFAIDAAPADFEMAFRQHLVTAQLLAQSFAPGMRQERYGRIVAITSTSVVTPIRGLGVSNVIRAAMANWSRTLAVELAPFGITVNTVLPGFTRTGRLESLFKGRAARAGTTVDEVEQEAMRSIPAGRIGAPQEIAAVVAFLASPAASYLTGANIPVDGGRLALQ, from the coding sequence ATGGATCAGGCCTCTCCATCCGCCAATCCTCCGGGCACCGATCCCTTCCGGCTGGATGGGCGTCGCGCCGTCGTCTGCGGGGCCACGCAGGGCATCGGTCGCGAAGTGGCGCTGTGCATGGCCGAGCGCGGCGCGGCCGTCACGATGGTGGGTCGGAACGAGGATGGTCTTGCCAAAGTTCTCCGCGAAGTTCGGGCATGCACCCCCGATGGTGAGACGCGCGGCCATCGCACGCTGCAGGTTGATTTCGCTCAGCCTGATGCATTGGCGGCGGCTGCCGACGGGGAAGCGCGCCTCGGGCCTGTGCATGTGCTGGTCCACAACACCGGGGGGCCACCCGCAGGGTTCGCCATCGATGCGGCGCCCGCCGACTTCGAGATGGCGTTTCGGCAGCACCTCGTCACGGCGCAGCTCCTCGCGCAGTCGTTCGCACCGGGCATGCGGCAGGAGCGCTACGGGCGCATCGTGGCCATCACCAGCACGAGTGTGGTCACGCCTATTCGAGGTCTCGGCGTCTCGAATGTCATTCGCGCGGCGATGGCGAATTGGAGCCGGACGCTGGCGGTGGAACTTGCGCCCTTCGGGATCACGGTGAACACGGTGCTGCCGGGGTTCACCCGGACCGGGCGCCTGGAGTCGCTCTTCAAAGGGCGCGCGGCGCGGGCGGGGACAACCGTGGATGAAGTCGAACAGGAGGCGATGCGCTCGATTCCCGCCGGTCGGATCGGCGCACCACAGGAGATCGCGGCGGTGGTGGCGTTCCTTGCCTCGCCTGCCGCGTCGTATCTAACCGGCGCGAACATTCCCGTCGACGGAGGAAGGCTGGCGCTGCAATGA
- a CDS encoding DinB family protein codes for MAASPLTPGSTPPELSPRLAPPGAGVPFIERWVGGMMLKRRRRRGTVASLAADFARERTRIMELTSALDDRSASRRVLIRRLPGLEDSSRYWSVWMTLDHLRIVNLEIARVIDALSRGVRPEGEASTAAVKPSESVDGRVVEAFEQSCDHLAQSVSRSTNLLTRERFAHPWFGPLDALGWHAMSGMHMGIHRGQIERIMRGLGVAPSRG; via the coding sequence ATGGCTGCCTCGCCCCTCACGCCCGGATCAACGCCACCCGAATTGAGCCCTCGACTCGCCCCGCCCGGCGCGGGAGTGCCATTCATCGAGCGCTGGGTCGGAGGCATGATGCTCAAGCGGCGGCGACGCCGAGGCACGGTGGCGAGCCTTGCGGCGGACTTCGCCCGTGAGCGCACACGCATCATGGAGCTCACGAGCGCCCTCGATGACCGCAGCGCCTCGCGCCGCGTGCTGATTCGTCGCCTGCCCGGGCTTGAGGACAGCAGTCGGTACTGGTCGGTCTGGATGACGCTCGACCACCTTCGGATCGTGAACCTCGAGATCGCTCGCGTCATCGATGCGCTGAGTCGAGGTGTTCGGCCGGAAGGGGAGGCGAGCACCGCGGCGGTCAAGCCGTCGGAGTCAGTTGATGGCCGAGTCGTCGAGGCATTCGAGCAGTCGTGCGATCACCTCGCGCAGTCGGTGAGTCGGAGCACCAATCTCCTGACACGGGAGCGCTTCGCTCATCCGTGGTTCGGGCCGCTCGATGCGTTGGGCTGGCACGCCATGTCGGGCATGCACATGGGCATTCACCGCGGGCAGATCGAGCGCATCATGAGGGGCCTTGGTGTCGCCCCAAGCCGTGGATAA
- a CDS encoding DUF1579 family protein, whose protein sequence is MNPTHPRRRSILAASLLLGSAGLAAFLMPSFGAPRQGVAHAAPQAGSLSDAEARALLGRLVGLWAVAGRSFDANGQPDSDLSGSAAYNWTLGGLFLAGEQVLTNGSDMLHWVDFIGYNQTAQAFSRTLLSDRDPVNFCSAGTWDAQRRVLTFITDPVRAPDGTERRIRAMLDLSRDDQPGWELNYLTGSGATERLVGTVGLIFTRAASPGSAPGVPAGVVPGTPGAPAGAVPSPGPMTPQQVQSHLDGVLRQKQQMQQQIEDMRKQIRDMSGTIRSITQP, encoded by the coding sequence ATGAACCCAACTCATCCCCGTCGTCGATCCATTCTCGCTGCGTCACTCCTGCTTGGCAGCGCAGGCCTGGCCGCGTTCCTGATGCCGTCGTTTGGAGCACCGCGCCAGGGTGTCGCTCATGCGGCGCCACAGGCCGGGTCGCTCTCCGACGCTGAAGCTCGAGCGCTTCTCGGTCGCCTGGTCGGACTCTGGGCGGTGGCGGGTCGGAGCTTCGATGCCAATGGTCAACCCGACAGCGACCTCTCCGGCAGCGCCGCCTACAACTGGACCCTTGGTGGACTCTTCCTTGCGGGCGAGCAGGTGCTCACCAATGGAAGCGACATGCTGCACTGGGTGGACTTCATCGGCTACAACCAGACGGCGCAGGCCTTCTCGCGCACGCTCCTCTCCGATCGCGACCCCGTGAACTTCTGCTCGGCGGGCACATGGGATGCGCAGCGTCGAGTGCTGACCTTCATCACCGACCCGGTTCGAGCCCCCGATGGCACCGAGCGGCGCATCCGCGCGATGCTTGATCTTTCCCGCGACGATCAGCCCGGTTGGGAGTTGAACTACCTCACGGGCAGCGGCGCCACGGAGCGACTTGTTGGAACGGTCGGCCTCATCTTCACTCGCGCGGCAAGCCCCGGCAGCGCTCCAGGCGTTCCCGCAGGAGTGGTTCCCGGCACACCGGGCGCTCCTGCTGGCGCGGTGCCGTCGCCAGGCCCGATGACTCCGCAGCAGGTGCAGAGCCACCTCGATGGCGTCCTCCGTCAGAAGCAGCAGATGCAGCAGCAGATCGAGGACATGCGGAAGCAGATCCGCGACATGTCCGGGACGATCCGCAGCATCACCCAGCCGTAA